TCTTTGGCTGCAAGAGCAAGTGCAATGTCATCCGTAAGATTAACAATGCGACTAACCTTGACACCAATATCCGGCTGAATCTCATACCGTGTAACTGCTGGACCTCTAACTACTTCAAGAACCTTTGCCCGAACACCAAAGCTCTCAAGTGTAGCTTCTAGCTTACGGGCAGTCTGCATATAATCATTCTGATCCCCCGCTTTACCACTGTTGTTAGGTTTGGCTAGAAGACGGAAAGATGGCAGCTTATAAGGCTTGGGTGGAGGCGGTGCCGGTGGAGCAGGAATGATCTCCCCTTCAGGAGTTGCAGTTAACAATCCATCCAAGTCTATGTTCACATTTTCCTCAGGCTCATCTGAAGGTGGTTGATTAACTGCATTAACCCCAGTAACAGGAGCTTTGCCGGTAACACCACGAGCCGCAGGAGAAAATTCACTCCATTCCTCCCGATCTTCTTCATTCAGCCCTTCTGAGCGGATATGCTCAAAAAAGTCTCGGATAATTGGAGTCACAGGTTCCATATCCATATCAGCATCATCAAAATCATGATGGATATCTTCAAGTGGCGTCACACGACTATTTGCTGAAAGCCCCGAAATGATCGGACCCTGCGAAGCACTTGTTACAATCGGCCCCTGATCATCCTCAGGATCTACATCTACCTCTGGATGTGTTGATCTTGAGAACCAGCCCGATATTTTTTTCAAAAGGACAGGTTGTTTGCGATTAGGCAAATAACGATCATCCTCTTCCTCTTCGTCATCCTCTTCATAGACAGGCTGCTTCACTGCCCGTGTCTTAGCGGGTGCCGCTGCTTTGGAAGGTCTCGCTGCTACTGGGACAGCCTTCGGACGGTTTGCCGCATGAAGACGAATCCCTTCCACAAACTTAACGGTACGCACTCGCAAAAGAGTAATAATCTCCACATAAGAGAGATTTGTAATTAACATAAAACTGATGGCAAGCATGACGATCATTAGCAGCTTAGCTCCCAGACTACCAAAGAGCCACAGGAGTGCAGCATACTCCAAACCGCCGATATATCCACCGCTAATATCCTTACCCAGCATGTAAACATTACTATTGTTAACACCGGGCGAAAGAGATCCCGAAAGATCATTATGTATTTGTGTCATCACGTTGCCAGGATGAAGCAGTGACAACGGGCCAAGCTTCTGCTCCATTGCAGATATCGTGCTCATAAGGCACATGGATAGCAGAAGCAGAAGCACGCCTGTATGCCTACTGTTCCAAGATGAAGGCCATCTTCGGTGGATCATAACCATAAGACCGTAAAAAATACCGACAAGCGGCAACACAAAATAAAATCTCCCTAATAAATAACCCGCCATACTTGAAAGTGATCGCCCTACCGCCGCTTCACCGGACAGAGCAATAACGGATATCGTTATTAGTAAAATTCCATAAATTTCATATTTTAAAACGCTGCCGAGCAGCGCTTTTTTCTTTTTCTTTTTTCGTTTAGCCACGCCAGCCACCCCCGGAACAACATTATACCATATAATGGCGTGGCGTACCTATGTTCTCTTTTGTCAGAAAATGAATCTTTATGTTAACGTAATTATCGCTCCAGGAGAGAACGATGGATCCAAATAACGCTCCAAAGGACAATCCAGCAATCTTACTATGCGAGCGCGTCCTTCCTCCATTGGCTCAACCTGCATTAGCATCCCTTGAACACTAACTTCTCGCGTTGTAGCGTAATTATTAAATGCCCCTTCCCACACCTGTTCCATCGACATTATCGTATAAAGTGTCATTGCGTAAGCCCTCCCGAAATTGCTGCAGTAGGCGCTGCAGAGAAATCTCCACCAATCATGCGGTTAAGATGTGCTAAGGCCGCTCCGATCCCGCCTACCTCATCCATGAGCCCATATTTAACGGCATCGAGTCCCCCAACGGCGGTTCCAATGTCACGATTGAGCTCACCCGTCTTAAACATCAAGTCACGGAACTGATCCTCAGAAATCCGAGAATGAGAAGTGACGAATTTTACTACCCGCTCCTGCATTTTCTCCATATATTCGAACGTTTGTGGCACACCGATTACCAAACCATTCATACGAATCGGATGAATCGTCATCGTTGCACTTTCCGCAATAATCGAATACGTAGAGGATACAGCGATTGGAACGCCAATACTATGTCCTCCTCCAATGACAACTGTTACTGTCGGTTTAGAGAGAGAAGAAATCATTTCGGCAATCGCTAGACCAGCTTCGACATCTCCACCTACAGTATTTAAAATAATAAGCAGACCTTTAATATTCTTATTTTGTTCAGCTGCCACCAGCTGCGGAATGATATGCTCATATTTTGTTGTTTTGTTCTGAGGAGGCATAACAATATGACCCTCAATTTGACCAATAATCGTTATGCAAAAGATATCCGGTTCACCGCTAGGAACCGCTGTTTGTCCAAGCTCTTTTATTGCACCCATTGTATTGGGCGGCATATTCTCATTTGTGCTCGGATTTCCCTCTTGTGGTATAACTTCCTCATTCTTTGCTCCATTTGATCCATCCATGTAGTTCATCTTCGCAGCTCTCCCTTTTCTTATGCAGCTCTGGTCTGCTATAGCCTTACTAACTTTCATTAGTATGACATTTCAGGGCCCCGCATTATGCAACCCTCTCCTTATGATGTGAATATAAACAATACAAAAACCCCTTTTCCCGTAGAAACCGTCCAATATTTCCGGGGAAAAGGGGCCAATGCCCTAGCTATATATTTATTTAAGGAGAATTCTCCTTACACTTCCATGATAATTGGCAAAATCATCGGTCTACGACGCGTTTGCTCATACAAGAAACGACCGAGCGAATCTTTTACGCTTGTTTTAAGCGAAGCCCACTCATTTACTTTCTCACTCATCAGGCGTTGCAATGTACTGGAAACAATTCGGTTCGCTTCGTCGAGCAGTCCTTCGGACTCACGAACATAAACGAAACCACGGGAAATGATGTCAGGTCCGGAGACAATCGCACCATTTTGTTTGCTAAGTGTAACCACGACAACCAAAATACCATCCTGAGACAGCAGTTTACGGTCACGCAATACAATATTACCTACATCACCTACACCCAGACCGTCAATCAATACGTTACCAGCCGTTACTTTACCAGCTTTACGAGCGGCACCGCCTTGAATTTCCACAATCTCACCGATTTCAGTAATGAAAATGTTCTGAGAATCTACGCCAACAGATTCTGCCAAAAGGGCATGTTTGCGCTGCATACGATATTCACCGTGAATTGGAATGAAATATTTCGGTTTCATCAGGTTGAGCATAAGTTTAAGCTCTTCCTGGCTACCGTGACCGGATACGTGAACGCCGGAATTGGAACCGCTATAAATAACGTTAGCGCCAAGACGGAACAATTCATCAATGGTACGGCCTACATATTTCTCGTTACCTGGTACCGGTGTTGCCGCAATGATAACAGTATCACCAGGCAAGATATCTACTTTACGATGACTGGAACGTGCCATACGGGTCAATGCGGACATTGGCTCGCCTTGGCTGCCTGTGCAAAGAACAACGACACGGTTCGCTGCCATTCTGTTCATTTCTTCAGGCTCAATCAGCATACCATCTGGTACGTTCAAATATCCAAGCTCAGAAGCGATGGATACAACGTTTACCATACTACGGCCAATTACTGTAATCTTACGGCCTGTGGATTCTGCTGCATTAACCACTTGTTGAATACGGTGCACGTTGGAAGCAAAAGTTGCTACAACGACACGTTGTTCAGCCTTGCGGAAAATGTCTTCCAGAACGATACCGACATTCTTCTCAGATGGGGTAAAGCCTGGTTTCTCAGCATTCGTACTATCCGACAAAAGCGCAAGTACACCCTTTTGACCAATTTCAGCCATACGATGCAGATTTGCAAATTGACCGTTGACTGGAGTGTGGTCAAATTTGAAATCTCCCGTATGAACTACGTTACCTTCCGGTGTTTCTATGCACACACCGACGGAATCCGGAATACTGTGGTTTGTTCTGAAGAACGTAACTTTGAGCGAGCTTCCAAGTTGAATTTCTGAATCTTCATTGATCAAAATTCGTTTGGTGTCACCCAGCAAGTTTGCTTCCTTCAATTTGTTCTCTACAAGGCCTAATGTAAGTCTTGTTCCATAAACCGGAACATTCAAGTTCTTCAGGACATATGGGAGACCACCGATGTGATCCTCGTGTCCGTGGGTAAGCACAATCCCTCTTACCTTGTCACGGTTCTCTGTCAAATAAGAGATATCAGGAATTACAATATCAATACCGAGCATATCTTCTTCCGGGAACTTCAGTCCCGAATCCACGACTACTATGTCAGCTCCATATTGAATGACATACATGTTTTTCCCGATTTCTCCGACTCCGCCCAATGCGAAAATCATCAATTTATCGTTGTTGTTTTTTTTGGACAAATGAATCTAACCCTCCTATGATGTTGGACGTCATACTTTTATTGGTAAATATTGAACTTCGATTATTTCAGCGGCGCTGAACACATTCTTCAAACAGCTGATAGCTTCCTTAATTAACAAGGATATTCCTGATATCTGTAAAATGCGCAATGCGAAAGCTCCCGATTCCGGGCAGTAAAGTTCATATTGAAGCGGACAAATGCCGTCAAAATTCACCGTCGCGCCCCTCGCGCGAAGACATGTCAATCATTTACACAGACTCATCTTGGGACCTATCCTGTCTCACAATGTATACCATTGACGGAAGATTACCGCATATTTAATTTTAACCGCACCCAGTCACTTAAGATCATTATACATGATTTTTTTGGCAAAAGACAAGTCACCCTGTCGCGTATCCAAATTCTTTCCTTAAATGTGACCCAATATTTCAGCAAAATATTATAAAAATAAAAACCGGCTCTCCAAAGGAGAAGCCGGTGTAAATACTAAAAATATCACTGATCCGCACTTATTGAAATAATGCCTCAATAAAAGCTGCTTCAGCTTCTGTAGGTGAAATAAGCGGCAATCTGACGCCTCCAACAGGCAGCCCCTTCAGACCTAAAGCATATTTAACCGCAGAAGGATTCGGTAGAGGTTGAGGACATTCGAACAATCCTTTGAAAATTGGGAACAATTGCCGATGAATCTCTCCTGCTCGTTGAACGTTTCCTGAAGTGTATGCGTAGATCATTTCTGACATCTGTGCACCTACGACGTGACTAGCTACACTGATAATCCCGTATCCTCCAACGGCTAGACTAGCTAATCCTGCTGAATCATCACCAGTATATACGCGAAAGTCATCGGAACACGAAGAAGCAATAAGTGTAATTTGATCGACAGATGCACATTCTTTTGTCGCAACAATATTCTGAATTTCAGCAAGTCGTAGGGTTGTGTCTACACTCATACTTACACCCGTGCGACCTGGAACGTTATACAATATGACTGGCAATGAAGTCTCCGAAGCAATTGCGGAAAAATGCTGATAAAGCCCTTCCTGATTAGGCTTATTATAATACGGGACGACCAATAGCACGCCATCCACACCAATTTTCTCAGCTTCCTTCGTGAGGTGAATCGAATGTTTCGTATTATTGCTACCTGTCCCAGCGATGATTTTGCAGCGACCATTCGCCTTCTCAAGTACAAAAGAAAACAGCTGCAATTTCTCCTCATCACTTAACGTTGGAGATTCTCCGGTCGTGCCGCAGACAACCAACGCCTCTGTTTTCTGTTCCTCAATTAAATAATCGACAAGCTCTGAAGTTACATCCCAGTTGATTTCTCCATCCCCGTCAAAGGGGGTTACCATGGCTGTTATTAATCTTCCGAAATCCACTTTGAATTCCTCCTTGTCAGCGGTGCAATTCAAACATAGCATGCAGCGAACGCAGGGACTGCACCATGTCCTCTTTCTTCACCAGCACCCAAATCGTTGTATTCGAATCTGCGGATTGGAGAATCTGAATATTTTGTGAGCTAAGTGCCTCAACAATGCGAGCCATAATACCAGGCACACCGTTAATTCCGCCCCCGATAACGGAGACTTTTGCGCAACCTGATAAGCTCTTAGGGCGCAAACCCAATTGCTGGAGTACCGAGATGGCCTTTTCTGATTTGTCATCGAACACAGTATAAAGTGCTTCCGTAGGTGTTACATTAATAAAATCAACACTTATTCCGTTGTCCGCCATACTTTTAAAAATTTGCAATTGAACGCCCGTACCATTTCCGTCTGGACACTCCACTGAAATTTGGGTAACGTTGCTAACGTAAGCAATCCCTGTCACGAAGCGATCTACAATGCCACCAGACTGGATGTCGTTAAACCCTTCTGGATTCGTAACCAGTGTACCTTCAGCCTCTGAAAAGGTTGAACGAACTCGCACTGGAATTTGTGCCTGCATAGCAATCTCAACCGCACGTGGATGGATTACTTTTGCTCCTTGATGAGCCATGTTACAAATTTCTGTATAACTAACATACGTTAGCGGTTTTGCATCTTCAACGATCCGCGGATCTGCTGTAAGAATTCCGTTCACATCTGTATAGATATCAACCATATCTGCATGAAGAGCAGCGCCCAAAGCAGTAGCAGAGGTATCACTTCCTCCACGGCCCAAAGTCGTCAAGTCACCAGCTTCAGTCTGTCCTTGGAACCCCGTTACTATAACCACTTTGTCTTCACGCAGTTCGCGGAGAATTCGTTCAGGACGCACATCTAGGATTCTTGCATTGCCATAGTTACTATCTGTCATAAACCCAGCCTGAGCTCCCGTTAATACGGTAGAAGCAATCCCTTCATTCTCCAGCAGTCCACAAAGTGTAGTCGCAGAGATAATCTCACCACAGCACATCAAGAGATCCTTCTCACGCTCAGGTAATGCATCTCCATTCTGCACAGCCCAATCCAATAGAGTGTCTGTTGCATAAGGTTCTCCCCGTCGGCCCATAGCCGAAACTACGATGACCAAACTATAGCCGCTTGCGAGCTCCCGTTTGACGTTACGAATTACGTGCTCTCTAGCTTGTGGTGTTGAAAGTGATGTTCCTCCGAATTTTTGTACCAGAATACCCATGTATAATTCCTCCATTATTGTTAAAGCAAACACACTAATCATTCGTAAACAGAACTAATATCGTTTCTAAACGAGAAATTCCATTACAGTACGTAAGCTTATTTCTTAAGTAAAGTTCTAATATTTTGAAAAATGGTTGTACCGCCCTCGAAATGAGGACGGTAGCAGTAGTGCTTATATTGTTTTGGTAGCAATGATCTCAGCAATGGGTATGGCAGATCTTGGCTTTGAGCGTTAACGGCCGTGTCTCTTGATTAAGAGGTAACTCTGACCACGGCGGCATGTAACTTCTCATTGCTCATTTGGTACATCTCCCCTTTTATTGACCGCAACTAATTCTACCGATTCCGCCCTAATCTAGACAGAGTGAAACTTTTCAACAATCATCGGCTGTAGTTGTTTCCCTTGCAAAGCGGCATAGCAAGCTTCTGGGATAAGATCCATACGCGCTACTAACGAGTTAGGTTTGCCCTCAGGGTTATCCTGTCCGAATGGCACAAAATAAATATGTTTGGCCACTAGAAGCTTAGCAATATTTGCTGCATTAAGACCTAAGCCATCATTGGTAGATATCGCCAGAACAAGTGGACGTCCATTGCGCATCTGCGATTTTGCAGCCATGAGCACTGGACTATCGGTCATAGCATTTGCTAATTTACTCGTTGTATTTCCAGTGCAAGGTGCTATTGTAAGCACATCCAGCAGCTTGGAAGGACCCAGCGGTTCCGCTTCAACAATTGTAGAAATGATATCATTACCTGTTATATCTTTCAACTGTTTTAGCCAATTTTGCGATGTTCCAAAGCGGGTGTCGGTCCCTAGTACGGATGCTGAAACTATGGGCACTACATTTGCTCCCCCGTCCACGAAGCGTTGAATTTGCGGCATTACCTCAGCAAACGTGCAGTGAGATCCGGTAATCGCATACCCTACTGTTTTTCCGTGCCAATCCATTTTATTCGTCCCCCTTGATTAAAGCCTCGTCCGATATCGACTGAACCAGCGCATTTGCCATAATAATCCCAGCGCTTTTAGGAGCTACAATGCCAGGGAGTCCAGGTGCCAGCATCGCTTTAATTCCTCTTTTCTCAGCATAACGAAAGTCACATCCACCTGGAGCGGAAGCCAGGTCGACAATTAAGCAATGCGGTGAGATTCGTGAGAGTACTTGTGCGGTGATGATCATACTTGGAATTGTATTAAATATCAGATCAACATCCGGCACATGAAGCAACAGTTCACTGGTCATAAAAGGCTTCCAGCCCATTTCCTCTGCTCGTGCATAATGTTCCTGTTTTCTAACTCCGGCTTTAACACTAGCACCCAGTCCTTGCAGACTTCTTGCCATCGTAAAACCTGTTCTGCCTAAGCCCAGTACCATCGATTTGGAACTGTGAATAGTAAAATCCGTGTTCTGTATGGCCATAACCAGTGCTCCTTCCGCTGTTGGGATGGAGTTATAAATGGCTACATCATCACGATTAAGCAATTCAATTAACTTTAATGAATGCTTAGCGCACATGCTGCGCAAGTAGCTTTTGGCCATACCGCTATACACCAAACAATGGGGTGGCAGAGCAGTAAAATGTTCCTCCAAGAGCATCAAGCGATCAGAAGAAAATAGAGCACTGATATTCCCTTCGTCATCACAACCAACTGTAGGCAACACTAATACATCTGCATTACTAAGCAGCTCTACCGACATCTGTTCCAGGCTAACCCCCGGGCAAGGGGCTTCCCACTTATCGAACCCGGCAGCGCTTACCGTCGCATCCAATTCCACACATTTCCGAATCACTTCAAGCTGTCTCGCGTCCCCGCCCAGGAACACGATCCTGACGCCAGTAAGCATAGGGATGACGCTCCTTTCAACATACACTATCGACTATAGAGCATCTTATGCTGGGCATTCTTAATGGGTGAAAAGCGGAGAAGAATTACTATGCAGGCTTAAATGTGAAACTTATAATTTGTCATATTTGAACAAAAAAAAGCTCGCAAATCACGCTGATTAGGCATAGATTCGCAAGCTTTTTAATGTTTTGTATTATTTTCCAGTGTGACCGAAGCCTCCAGCGCCGCGTTCAGTTTCGGATAGAGTATCAACTTCAACCAAATTTACCACTGGTACCGCTTGAAATACCATTTGGGCAATACGCTCATTACGAGCAATCGCAAACGGCTCCTGGCCTAGATTGATCAACAACACTTTGATCTCTCCACGATAATCAGCATCAATCGTTCCTGGTGTGTTCAAACATGTAATCCCATGCTTCAAGGCTAGTCCACTTCTTGGACGAATCTGAGCTTCTAATCCATCTGGCATAGCTAATGATATGCCAGTTGGAATTAATGCACGTTCTCCAGGTGCAAGAACAACTTCGTTTTCAACAGCGGCATAAAGGTCATACCCGGAAGCCTGTTCTGACATTTTACAAGGAAGATTAACATCCTCGTTTCCAGCTAGTTTATTGATTTGTACGTAATAAGACAAGATCATCTCTCCTAACATTTGCAATAGCTTTATCTGTTGAGCCTACCATCGCTAAAGAAAGCGGCTCAGCAAACATATTATCAAGCACACTGTTGATATTGTCCATCGTAACTAACTGAATCTTAGCGATCATATCGTCTAATGTGTTGTGTTTTCCGAGCATAAGTTCATTTTTTCCGATACGATTCATCCGGCTACTAGTACTTTCAAGGCTAAGAATGAGGCTACCTTTAAGCTGCTCCTTGCCTTTTCTCAATTCATCTTCACTGAGACCCTTAGTAGCGAGTTCGTACATCATTTCTTTAATAAGCTCCATTACATCCTTGGTTTGCTTTGGTGCAGTTCCAGCATAGACCGTGAACAATCCAGAATCCGCTTGAGAACTATGGTATGAATATACGGAATAGGCTAGGCCTCGTTTTTCACGAATCTCTTGGAACATCCGTGAGCTCATCCCACCACCAATGGCATTATTAATAAGCACCATAGCATATTGTAATGGATCGCCAGAGCGGACCCCTGGTAAGGAAAGACAAATATGATTCTGTTCTGTTTTCTTGCGGTGGAACAACATTTCCCCATAATAATCCGGTTTAGTCAGCGGCGCAGATGTGCCATGATTAGCAAAAGAACCAAAATGCTTCTCCAGCAGCTCAATCAGTCCATCGCTGATGTTGCCCGCTACACTTATTACCGTATTCTCAATCGTATACTGCTCTTTCATGTATGCACGAAGATCATCTGGCTTCATCTCCATTAGCCGTTCTTTTAAGCCAAGGATAGAATACGCAAGCGGATGATCCTTGTAAGCAGCAGCACACATCAAATCATGTACAAGATCGTCTGGTGTGTCCTCGCACATTGAAATTTCTTCAAGGATGACATTCTTTTCTTTCTCCAGCTCTTCAGCATCCATACGTGAACGGAAGAACATATCTGCTAACACATCTACTGCGATGGGCAGATGCTCATCCAGTACTTTTGCATAATAGCAAGTGTATTCCTTAGAGGTAAATGCATTTACATTGCCGCCAATAGCATCGAACTGCTCGGCGATGTCCTTAGCACTATATCGGTCTGTACCTTTAAAAAGCATATGTTCTACAAAATGGGATATCCCGTTGTTTCCAGGGTTTTCATTCCGCGAACCTGTCTTTACCCAGATGCCGAATGAAACGGATCGGCCTGTCGGAATTTTTTCCATTACTACTCGCAATCCATTGGATAATACTATTTTTTCCACTTCAAGTCCTCCTGGCAATAGCCATGTTCTATCTAAATTACTTCACGTGCCTATAATCCTACCAGAAATAGATCACTCACTCAACATCAGAGGGGATTAGACGCTCCGCTGAGAGTGTTTGGCTAACTGTACCTAGCTGTAACCCTTTTGCCTTTATCCCGCGTATCATGACCTTCAGCGCCTTGGAGGATGAGGCAGTCGGATGCATTAGAACAAGTGTGCCGGGTTCAGCTTTACTTGTGATTTTGGCAACAATGGATTCAGGAGCAGGATTGCGCCAATCCACTGTATCCACAGTCCAGAGCACGGTCTTTAAGCCCAAACTGCTAGCAATGTCTACTGTCTCTTGATCGAAATCACCTGATGGAGGCGCGAACCATTTATTAGTGACTCCAAGCGATTCCTTTAACAGCTTTTGAGTCTTCTCAATTTCTACGGTAGCCCGCGCTCGACTTAAGGTACTCATATTGGGGTGGGTATACGCGTGATTCTCCATCTCATGACCACGCTTTAGCATTTCTGCAGCAAGCTCCGGATTTTTACTCAACCAGCTTCCATCCAGAAAAAACGTAACTTTTACGTTCTCTTCATCCAGAATATCCAGCATTGGCACAATGTACTGATTTCCCCATGCCACATTAATCATCAGTGAAACCATCGGTTTCGCCGGGTTTCCGCGATATATAGGTTCTGCTCCCAGTTCATTAAGCGATACTTTTGGTTCGATCTGTCGATATACAAACTTAATGGGTTCTTTTGGCGCCAAAAGAGCATTCCGATAGGTACTCTCTACATCAACCTCAAGTCCGTTATAGCCCGGAATAGCTTTCCAGACCCGATCAACCACGGCATCCACTGGTGGCGCATTTAGCTTAGCCGCTGCGGTTTCAATCCTCAGACGAAGATCATTGTTCGCCGCCTTAGGGATATCCTTCCACACTGCAAGATCATCCTGCGGTTTCAATTGTGCAAGCATGTCCTTGACCGGCCCCTGTGTGCTGCCAATTCCTATCACGATTGCTACACAAGCAACCACTAATGCCACCTTTTCCGTCTTCATGACGACTTCCTCCCCGATAGAAACGAATTTCAGGTTCGTTCCACACGATTACAAAGACACTTTGTCCCAATCTATGAGACAAGGGAGGAATTTATGTCATGAACAGATACAAGACTAATAGATAGAATTACTGGTTCCCGCTTTCCAATTTCAGTCATATAAAAAAAGAGCCAGAGCGCAAATCGCTTCTGTCTCTTTTAATAATGAAATTAGATCCCTTTAGTAAAGGCTATTACTGAGATCAAACTTATGCTTTAGCGCTAGTTTCTGAAGTCAATACCGCTTTACGAGACAAGTTAACCCGGCCTTGTTGATCGATTTCAGTAACTTTAACTGTAATGGTGTCGCCAACAGCAACAACATCTTCTACCTTCGCTACACGCTCAGTAGACAATTGGGAAATATGCACCAATCCGTCTTTACCCGGAATGAGTTCAACAAATGCGCCGAATTTCTCAATACGTCTAACTGTACCCACATAAATTTCACCGACTTGTACTTCACGTACAATACCTTCGATGATCGAACGGGCTTTTTGAATCATTTCTTCATCAGAAGATCCGATAAAGACACGTCCATCTTGTTCGATGTCGATTTTCACGCCGGTTTCTTCGATAATTTTGTTGATGATTTTACCACCCGCACCAATAACATCACGGATTTTATCCGGATTAATGTTGATGATAATGATTTTTGGAGCATATTTGGACAGGTTAGCTCTAGGCTCAGAGATGGCTTCCATCATTTTACCTAAGATGTGCATCCGGCCTTCCTTAGCCTGTTGCAGTGCTTCATGAAGAATTTGACGGTCAATACCATCGATCTTAATGTCCATTTGGATCGCAGTTACACCTGCTGCAGTACCCGCTACCTTAAAGTCCATATCTCCAAGATGATCTTCCATACCTTGAATATCTGTCAAAATAGACACATGATCTCCATCCTTGATTAGACCCATAGCTACACCAGCAACTGGAGCTTTGATCGGTACGCCTGCATCCATCATAGCCAGCGTACTTGCACAAATACTAGCTTGTGAAGTAGAACCATTAGACTCGATAACCTCAGATACAAGACGAATCGTGTACGGGAATTCAGTTTCACTTGGGATCACTTTAGACAATGCGCGTTCACCTAATGCTCCATGACCAATCTCACGACGACCT
This Paenibacillus sp. FSL R5-0345 DNA region includes the following protein-coding sequences:
- the dapG gene encoding aspartate kinase, translating into MGILVQKFGGTSLSTPQAREHVIRNVKRELASGYSLVIVVSAMGRRGEPYATDTLLDWAVQNGDALPEREKDLLMCCGEIISATTLCGLLENEGIASTVLTGAQAGFMTDSNYGNARILDVRPERILRELREDKVVIVTGFQGQTEAGDLTTLGRGGSDTSATALGAALHADMVDIYTDVNGILTADPRIVEDAKPLTYVSYTEICNMAHQGAKVIHPRAVEIAMQAQIPVRVRSTFSEAEGTLVTNPEGFNDIQSGGIVDRFVTGIAYVSNVTQISVECPDGNGTGVQLQIFKSMADNGISVDFINVTPTEALYTVFDDKSEKAISVLQQLGLRPKSLSGCAKVSVIGGGINGVPGIMARIVEALSSQNIQILQSADSNTTIWVLVKKEDMVQSLRSLHAMFELHR
- the dapA gene encoding 4-hydroxy-tetrahydrodipicolinate synthase; this translates as MDFGRLITAMVTPFDGDGEINWDVTSELVDYLIEEQKTEALVVCGTTGESPTLSDEEKLQLFSFVLEKANGRCKIIAGTGSNNTKHSIHLTKEAEKIGVDGVLLVVPYYNKPNQEGLYQHFSAIASETSLPVILYNVPGRTGVSMSVDTTLRLAEIQNIVATKECASVDQITLIASSCSDDFRVYTGDDSAGLASLAVGGYGIISVASHVVGAQMSEMIYAYTSGNVQRAGEIHRQLFPIFKGLFECPQPLPNPSAVKYALGLKGLPVGGVRLPLISPTEAEAAFIEALFQ
- a CDS encoding dipicolinate synthase subunit B, with amino-acid sequence MDWHGKTVGYAITGSHCTFAEVMPQIQRFVDGGANVVPIVSASVLGTDTRFGTSQNWLKQLKDITGNDIISTIVEAEPLGPSKLLDVLTIAPCTGNTTSKLANAMTDSPVLMAAKSQMRNGRPLVLAISTNDGLGLNAANIAKLLVAKHIYFVPFGQDNPEGKPNSLVARMDLIPEACYAALQGKQLQPMIVEKFHSV
- a CDS encoding ribonuclease J; amino-acid sequence: MSKKNNNDKLMIFALGGVGEIGKNMYVIQYGADIVVVDSGLKFPEEDMLGIDIVIPDISYLTENRDKVRGIVLTHGHEDHIGGLPYVLKNLNVPVYGTRLTLGLVENKLKEANLLGDTKRILINEDSEIQLGSSLKVTFFRTNHSIPDSVGVCIETPEGNVVHTGDFKFDHTPVNGQFANLHRMAEIGQKGVLALLSDSTNAEKPGFTPSEKNVGIVLEDIFRKAEQRVVVATFASNVHRIQQVVNAAESTGRKITVIGRSMVNVVSIASELGYLNVPDGMLIEPEEMNRMAANRVVVLCTGSQGEPMSALTRMARSSHRKVDILPGDTVIIAATPVPGNEKYVGRTIDELFRLGANVIYSGSNSGVHVSGHGSQEELKLMLNLMKPKYFIPIHGEYRMQRKHALLAESVGVDSQNIFITEIGEIVEIQGGAARKAGKVTAGNVLIDGLGVGDVGNIVLRDRKLLSQDGILVVVVTLSKQNGAIVSGPDIISRGFVYVRESEGLLDEANRIVSSTLQRLMSEKVNEWASLKTSVKDSLGRFLYEQTRRRPMILPIIMEV
- a CDS encoding YlzJ-like family protein; translated protein: MTLYTIMSMEQVWEGAFNNYATTREVSVQGMLMQVEPMEEGRARIVRLLDCPLERYLDPSFSPGAIITLT
- a CDS encoding ClpP family protease, translating into MNYMDGSNGAKNEEVIPQEGNPSTNENMPPNTMGAIKELGQTAVPSGEPDIFCITIIGQIEGHIVMPPQNKTTKYEHIIPQLVAAEQNKNIKGLLIILNTVGGDVEAGLAIAEMISSLSKPTVTVVIGGGHSIGVPIAVSSTYSIIAESATMTIHPIRMNGLVIGVPQTFEYMEKMQERVVKFVTSHSRISEDQFRDLMFKTGELNRDIGTAVGGLDAVKYGLMDEVGGIGAALAHLNRMIGGDFSAAPTAAISGGLTQ
- a CDS encoding FtsK/SpoIIIE family DNA translocase encodes the protein MAKRKKKKKKALLGSVLKYEIYGILLITISVIALSGEAAVGRSLSSMAGYLLGRFYFVLPLVGIFYGLMVMIHRRWPSSWNSRHTGVLLLLLSMCLMSTISAMEQKLGPLSLLHPGNVMTQIHNDLSGSLSPGVNNSNVYMLGKDISGGYIGGLEYAALLWLFGSLGAKLLMIVMLAISFMLITNLSYVEIITLLRVRTVKFVEGIRLHAANRPKAVPVAARPSKAAAPAKTRAVKQPVYEEDDEEEEDDRYLPNRKQPVLLKKISGWFSRSTHPEVDVDPEDDQGPIVTSASQGPIISGLSANSRVTPLEDIHHDFDDADMDMEPVTPIIRDFFEHIRSEGLNEEDREEWSEFSPAARGVTGKAPVTGVNAVNQPPSDEPEENVNIDLDGLLTATPEGEIIPAPPAPPPPKPYKLPSFRLLAKPNNSGKAGDQNDYMQTARKLEATLESFGVRAKVLEVVRGPAVTRYEIQPDIGVKVSRIVNLTDDIALALAAKDIRMEAPIPGKSAIGIEVPNSEVSVVTMREVMETQIFQEAESRLSIAFGRDISGQTIIGNLAKMPHLLVAGATGSGKSVCINGIITSILYKAKPNEVKFLMVDPKMVELNVYNGIPHLLAPVVTDPKRASLALKKIVVEMEKRYELFSKSGTRNMEGYNKLMAENPAAILPYIVVIVDELADLMMVAANDVEDAICRLAQMARAAGIHLIIATQRPSVDVITGLIKANIPSRIAFGVSSNVDSRTILDMPGAEKLLGRGDMLFLPMGASKPIRVQGAFMSDQEVETIVQYVSSQGEAEYDESIVPEVDDTIAEDQEPQDELYEQAVTIVLEAKQASVSLLQRRMRVGYTRAARLIDSMEARGVIGPYEGSKPREVLVSLEQYQHNKISS